The following proteins come from a genomic window of Paenibacillus swuensis:
- a CDS encoding C40 family peptidase codes for MSNKSIPSLSKTVLSVTLGLSIALAGNGVMPQPKAHAASASVTNKLISSGKKYLGVRYQFGASSNTTRAFDCSSFTQRVFKLNGVKLPRSSKQQAKAGTYISKRNLKAGDLVFSDTNRDGIINHVSIYIGNDRLMHTYRVGVGVTISKFSGSAWDRTYKTARRVI; via the coding sequence ATGAGTAACAAGTCTATCCCTTCTCTCAGCAAAACAGTACTTAGCGTCACACTGGGGCTATCTATAGCATTAGCCGGAAACGGAGTTATGCCGCAACCTAAAGCTCATGCCGCGTCTGCATCCGTAACCAACAAACTAATCTCTTCAGGCAAAAAATACCTAGGCGTGCGATATCAGTTTGGAGCATCTTCGAATACGACCAGAGCTTTCGACTGCTCTTCTTTCACACAACGTGTGTTTAAACTCAATGGCGTGAAGCTGCCCCGCTCTTCCAAACAACAGGCTAAAGCGGGTACATATATTTCCAAAAGAAATTTGAAAGCCGGGGATCTTGTTTTCTCGGATACCAATCGTGACGGTATTATAAATCACGTATCCATCTATATCGGCAACGATCGTCTGATGCATACTTACAGAGTGGGAGTCGGTGTTACGATCTCTAAGTTCTCTGGCAGCGCATGGGATCGTACCTATAAGACCGCCCGCCGTGTAATCTAA
- a CDS encoding TIGR01777 family oxidoreductase has product MNRKIVLAGGTGFVGRFLEQKFRELQDVVKIISRGNGHISWSDRRSIIDALDGADVVINLAGKSVDCRYNEKNKREIVSSRVDTTQALGDAIKACAKPPALWMNASTATIYRHAEDRPMTEDNGELGTGFSVDVAKAWEEAFFSCRVPGVRQAALRMAIVLGRDGGVIGPYRNLVNFGLGGVQGSGRQMFSWIHIEDVFRIVQFIMEHKTLNGVFNCSSPHPVMNQEFMKQLRVAAGVRVGLPSPRWLLEIGAMLIRTETELILKSRWVVPERLSVKGFTFRYGKLEDALGEIWRS; this is encoded by the coding sequence ATGAATCGAAAAATTGTGCTGGCTGGCGGAACGGGCTTTGTAGGACGTTTTTTGGAGCAAAAGTTCAGGGAACTTCAGGATGTTGTGAAGATCATTTCACGGGGGAACGGACATATCTCCTGGTCGGATCGGAGATCAATTATAGATGCTTTGGACGGGGCCGATGTTGTCATTAATTTGGCGGGAAAGTCTGTGGATTGCCGTTACAATGAAAAGAATAAACGGGAGATTGTAAGCTCCCGGGTGGATACGACGCAAGCGCTGGGGGATGCGATAAAGGCATGTGCGAAGCCGCCGGCGCTGTGGATGAACGCGAGTACGGCAACCATTTACCGACATGCCGAGGACCGGCCTATGACCGAAGACAACGGCGAATTGGGGACGGGGTTTTCCGTTGATGTTGCCAAGGCGTGGGAGGAAGCGTTCTTCTCGTGCCGGGTTCCGGGTGTACGGCAGGCAGCCCTGCGAATGGCCATAGTTCTGGGGCGTGACGGCGGTGTAATCGGACCATATCGAAACTTGGTAAATTTCGGATTGGGCGGTGTCCAAGGGTCGGGGCGACAGATGTTTAGCTGGATCCATATTGAAGATGTGTTTCGCATCGTACAATTTATTATGGAACATAAGACGCTTAACGGAGTGTTTAATTGTTCATCACCGCATCCGGTTATGAACCAGGAATTCATGAAGCAGTTGCGCGTTGCGGCTGGTGTTAGGGTTGGACTGCCTTCCCCGAGATGGTTGCTAGAGATCGGAGCTATGCTGATCCGAACGGAGACGGAGTTGATTCTCAAAAGCCGCTGGGTGGTGCCGGAGCGTCTATCGGTAAAAGGGTTCACATTTCGTTACGGGAAGCTGGAGGATGCTTTGGGTGAGATATGGCGGAGTTAA
- a CDS encoding DUF2277 domain-containing protein, with translation MCRNIKTLFNFDPPATEEEIEAAAVQFVRKLSGFQQPSKANEKAFHDAVTDVTAVARKLLDSLVTNADARNREVEAERAKARNAKRFGMSE, from the coding sequence ATGTGCCGAAATATCAAGACATTATTTAACTTCGATCCTCCGGCAACGGAAGAGGAGATTGAGGCAGCGGCCGTGCAGTTTGTGAGAAAACTTTCCGGATTTCAGCAGCCATCGAAGGCTAATGAAAAAGCATTTCATGACGCCGTTACGGACGTTACCGCTGTGGCTCGGAAGTTACTGGATTCCCTGGTAACCAATGCGGATGCTCGCAACAGGGAAGTAGAGGCCGAACGCGCCAAAGCCAGAAATGCCAAGAGATTCGGCATGAGTGAGTAG
- a CDS encoding alpha/beta hydrolase has protein sequence MKHLFRKGSDPKAPTFVLFHGTGGTENDLLPIADIVNSSASVLSVRGNVLENGMPRFFKRLAEGVFDEEDLIARTKELHEFLDQAAEDYEIERGHMIAVGYSNGANIAGSLMFHYEQVFKGAILLHPMVPRRHMQLPELNGLPVFIGAGRNDPICSPQETEELRQLLDGAGAEVEVHWESHGHQLTMSEIQGAADWYRSRF, from the coding sequence ATGAAACATTTATTCAGGAAAGGCTCTGACCCGAAGGCGCCGACCTTTGTACTCTTTCATGGAACTGGAGGAACAGAGAACGACTTGCTTCCGATTGCAGACATTGTGAACTCTTCCGCATCCGTGCTTAGTGTCAGAGGTAACGTGTTGGAGAACGGCATGCCCCGCTTCTTCAAGCGTCTTGCCGAGGGGGTCTTCGATGAAGAGGATCTGATTGCGCGCACCAAAGAACTTCATGAATTTCTGGATCAAGCGGCTGAAGATTATGAGATTGAGCGTGGACATATGATTGCAGTGGGGTACTCCAACGGTGCCAATATCGCGGGAAGCTTGATGTTTCATTATGAGCAAGTGTTTAAAGGAGCCATACTTCTTCATCCGATGGTTCCCCGCCGCCATATGCAGCTGCCGGAACTGAACGGATTACCGGTGTTCATCGGAGCCGGCCGAAATGATCCTATATGTTCCCCGCAGGAAACAGAGGAACTTAGGCAGTTGTTGGACGGGGCGGGTGCGGAAGTTGAAGTTCACTGGGAGTCTCACGGGCATCAGCTCACCATGTCGGAAATCCAGGGGGCCGCAGATTGGTATCGCAGTCGATTCTAA
- a CDS encoding MarR family winged helix-turn-helix transcriptional regulator: MVSQSILNEESEAVSLKLFVVLSKAYKTVMDQAIKDMKSHGFSASEFTILEVLFHKRRIPLQQIGEKILVTSGSITYNIDKLEKRGLLKRVPSADDRRVTYAEMTEAGQALFTSIFPKHAAFVDGMMSGLTGDEKQHAIGLLKKLGKHVEV, from the coding sequence TTGGTATCGCAGTCGATTCTAAATGAAGAGAGTGAAGCTGTATCGCTGAAATTGTTTGTTGTGTTGTCTAAAGCCTACAAAACCGTCATGGATCAAGCCATCAAAGATATGAAGTCCCATGGCTTTTCCGCTTCGGAGTTTACAATCCTGGAGGTTCTCTTTCACAAAAGAAGAATTCCATTGCAGCAAATCGGGGAAAAAATTTTAGTAACGAGCGGCAGCATAACCTACAACATCGACAAGCTCGAAAAAAGAGGCTTACTTAAACGAGTGCCGAGCGCAGATGACCGCCGAGTGACTTATGCTGAAATGACGGAAGCAGGCCAAGCGCTATTTACAAGTATATTTCCGAAACATGCGGCTTTCGTTGATGGGATGATGAGCGGACTTACGGGGGATGAGAAACAACATGCGATCGGACTGTTGAAGAAACTGGGGAAACATGTCGAGGTATAA